The following are encoded together in the Montipora foliosa isolate CH-2021 chromosome 12, ASM3666993v2, whole genome shotgun sequence genome:
- the LOC137979242 gene encoding protein c-Fos-like isoform X2, which yields MDVFSNNNQRIWRLSSKTVSSEDANYAELINASVPMKNIGPKEDVKLGLLNAIRSRRVAQGLEGMPAIEAKRPKIETLSFEEQEKRRIRRERNKVAAFKCRQRRKEHLQKLQEESDELNSEKSALERELLALKAQKEQLESMFQRHKCIMKDAKSNEVKTTEVKTEAKSSHACSAEMKPTTTPTSSSADSVKA from the exons ATGGACGTTTTTTCAAATAATAACCAACGAATTTGGCGTTTGTCTTCGAAAACT GTCTCAAGCGAAGATGCGAATTACGCAGAATTAATAAACGCTTCCGTACCGATGAAGAACATTGGGCCAAAAGAAGACGTGAAGTTAGGACTTTTGAACGCCATACGATCAAGAAGAGTCGCTCAAGGACTAGAAGGAATGCCTGCCATCGAAGCCAAGCGACCGAAAATTGAGACG TTGTCATTTGAAGAGcaggaaaaaagaagaattaGACGAGAACGAAACAAAGTGGCAGCTTTTAAATGCAGGCAGCGTAGGAAGGAACACCTGCAGAAGTTACAAGAG GAAAGTGACGAACTGAACAGCGAAAAAAGTGCTCTCGAAAGAGAACTTCTGGCACTCAAGGCACAAAAAGAACAGTTAGAAAGCATGTTTCAAAGACACAAATGTATCATGAAGGATGCGAAATCAAACGAAGTTAAAACTACAGAAGTCAAGACAGAGGCGAAGTCTTCACACGCATGCTCAGCTGAAATGAAGCCGACAACAACTCCCACAAGCTCTTCCGCAGATTCAGTAAAAGCCTGA